A single genomic interval of Effusibacillus lacus harbors:
- a CDS encoding tyrosine-type recombinase/integrase, producing MSIQKEISEQGEQIINDFVHTLSTKEDLNSKTLKEYASDLKQFIRWFESSEQSNQKKDVAFRLEDVATPTLTRYQEVMQKIMKLKPATINRRLVTLKRFFGWAATEGRIRRDPSKPVKLIPEEKTSPRQMTEKEEAALVAAAEHSGSLRDQTIIILMIYTGLRTMEVCDLAPEDIKIGKRSDHVIVRSGKRNKEREVPLNSTCRSALEKYMATLSPNSKYLFPSEKTGGRLSERALRHLIQKYMKLARLEGLSAHDLRHRFGYVMAVNTPLHRLAQIMGHDSLDTTMIYVKATQADLHPEAEKIAWQLGK from the coding sequence GTGAGCATCCAAAAGGAAATATCCGAACAAGGGGAACAAATAATTAACGATTTCGTACACACCCTCTCCACAAAGGAAGACCTGAATTCAAAAACTTTGAAGGAATACGCAAGTGATCTGAAGCAGTTTATTAGATGGTTTGAGAGTTCTGAGCAAAGCAACCAGAAGAAGGATGTGGCCTTCCGATTAGAGGATGTGGCTACCCCTACATTGACCCGATACCAGGAAGTTATGCAAAAAATAATGAAACTAAAGCCGGCAACGATTAACCGCCGATTGGTTACACTCAAACGATTTTTTGGATGGGCTGCTACCGAAGGACGTATCCGCCGCGATCCGTCCAAACCGGTGAAGTTAATTCCGGAGGAAAAGACGAGCCCCCGACAGATGACAGAAAAAGAAGAAGCGGCTCTGGTTGCTGCAGCGGAACACAGCGGTTCATTACGAGATCAGACAATCATCATTTTAATGATTTATACGGGCCTCCGGACAATGGAAGTTTGCGATTTGGCGCCGGAAGATATTAAGATCGGAAAACGGAGCGACCATGTTATCGTTCGCTCCGGAAAGCGCAATAAAGAAAGAGAAGTTCCACTCAACTCCACGTGCAGATCTGCTTTGGAAAAATATATGGCGACACTGTCGCCCAACAGCAAGTATTTGTTTCCGTCCGAAAAAACAGGTGGTCGGCTCAGCGAACGAGCATTACGACATCTCATCCAAAAATATATGAAATTGGCACGGCTCGAAGGATTGAGCGCTCATGATCTGCGGCATCGATTCGGGTACGTTATGGCAGTAAACACACCTTTGCACCGGCTGGCTCAAATTATGGGTCATGACAGTTTGGATACGACGATGATATACGTCAAGGCGACCCAAGCGGATTTGCATCCCGAAGCAGAGAAGATTGCCTGGCAGTTAGGAAAGTAA